The Leucobacter viscericola genome includes a window with the following:
- a CDS encoding cytochrome c oxidase subunit 3 has product MNTKSAVPAVKRPNIVAVGTIVWLGSEVMFFAGLFAIYFTLRAMNPDLWAEQVEKHNFTFALINTLVLVASSFTAQAGVFAAERMQPRATGRGLRKWGTVEWFYLTFFMGAIFVAGQAYEYATFVSEGILFNGDPYGSAFYLTTGFHGIHVTLGLVAFLLVIGRIYAVKNFGHKEETSAVVVSYYWHFVDIVWIILFIVIYVLR; this is encoded by the coding sequence ATGAATACGAAGTCAGCCGTGCCCGCGGTGAAGCGACCAAATATCGTCGCCGTCGGTACGATCGTGTGGCTCGGCAGCGAGGTTATGTTCTTCGCTGGCCTCTTCGCGATCTATTTCACGCTGCGTGCCATGAATCCAGACCTATGGGCAGAACAAGTGGAGAAGCATAACTTCACATTTGCTCTGATCAACACGCTGGTTCTTGTTGCATCATCATTTACAGCTCAGGCGGGCGTCTTCGCCGCTGAGCGGATGCAGCCCAGAGCCACCGGACGGGGCCTACGCAAGTGGGGCACGGTTGAGTGGTTCTACCTCACCTTCTTTATGGGTGCCATCTTCGTGGCCGGCCAGGCTTACGAGTACGCAACGTTTGTTTCAGAAGGAATTCTGTTCAACGGTGATCCTTACGGCTCTGCGTTCTACTTGACCACTGGCTTCCACGGAATCCACGTGACTCTCGGCCTCGTTGCCTTCTTGCTCGTGATTGGCCGTATCTACGCGGTCAAGAACTTCGGGCACAAAGAAGAGACCAGCGCCGTTGTTGTGTCCTACTACTGGCACTTCGTGGATATCGTCTGGATCATCCTGTTCATCGTCATTTACGTCCTCCGATAG
- the trpD gene encoding anthranilate phosphoribosyltransferase: protein MIDERNWPSVLTTLLDSEDLSVSQAEWAMSRVMTGAATGAQMGAFLVALRSKGVTIDEVIGFRDAILAEALPISLPAMSLDIVGTGGDRFGTVNVSTMASVTAAAAGVPVVKHGNRAASSLSGSSDVLSALGVNLALDADQLSESFAKAGIAFVHAARFLPGFRHVAPVRSELGIPTVFNFLGPLCNPVRPEASAVGVADIDRVPLFVGVFRLRGASALVFRGDDGLDELTTTGHSRVWEVSRGGLAEHDIDPRDLGIPRAEIRDLVGGTPDENADVVRRLFAGDKGPVRDIVLLNAAAGLVAYDLASRPESVEQPLLERLAEKISIAADTIDSGRASAKLDDWVSATSAYSSAE from the coding sequence ATGATCGATGAACGCAATTGGCCCTCCGTGCTGACTACCCTCTTGGATAGTGAAGATCTCAGTGTTTCGCAGGCAGAATGGGCGATGTCTCGTGTCATGACCGGAGCTGCAACCGGTGCACAAATGGGTGCCTTTCTTGTTGCGCTTCGTTCAAAAGGCGTCACGATCGATGAGGTAATTGGGTTTCGTGACGCGATTCTTGCGGAAGCGTTGCCTATCTCCCTGCCCGCAATGTCGCTAGACATTGTCGGTACCGGGGGAGACCGGTTCGGAACGGTCAACGTGTCAACGATGGCTTCTGTGACCGCGGCAGCTGCGGGTGTACCAGTTGTGAAGCACGGAAATCGGGCTGCGAGCAGCCTCTCGGGCTCTTCCGATGTTCTGAGCGCACTCGGCGTGAATCTGGCCCTCGACGCGGATCAGCTCTCCGAGTCATTCGCCAAAGCGGGTATTGCCTTTGTGCACGCAGCTCGGTTTCTTCCCGGCTTCCGTCACGTTGCTCCGGTTCGTTCAGAACTGGGGATTCCGACGGTGTTTAATTTTCTCGGACCACTGTGTAACCCGGTGCGACCTGAAGCTTCTGCGGTCGGTGTTGCTGATATTGATCGTGTTCCACTTTTTGTGGGCGTTTTTCGGCTTCGCGGCGCGTCGGCCCTCGTGTTCCGAGGCGACGATGGTCTTGACGAGCTCACGACCACCGGCCACTCGCGCGTGTGGGAGGTAAGTCGCGGTGGACTCGCGGAACACGACATAGATCCTCGTGACCTCGGCATCCCGCGTGCCGAGATCCGCGATCTCGTCGGTGGAACTCCTGATGAGAACGCCGACGTTGTGCGCCGCTTGTTTGCGGGAGACAAGGGCCCGGTTCGCGATATTGTGCTGCTGAACGCTGCGGCCGGCCTGGTCGCGTATGACCTAGCAAGTCGCCCGGAGTCAGTCGAGCAGCCCCTGCTTGAGCGCTTGGCTGAAAAGATCTCGATCGCCGCAGACACCATCGACTCGGGTCGCGCTTCAGCGAAGCTTGATGACTGGGTCAGCGCGACATCTGCGTATTCCAGCGCTGAATAG
- a CDS encoding M23 family metallopeptidase produces MCALLLALSIPLTENANYNEPAAAAQQRLFSTAEAPEAMADSFSDIVAVETLDSSPTSFTFRPDALVNYPFVQTVMLTDPFGYRTAPVEQFHDAQDFAAAAGTQVQAIADGEVLEAGFANDGCGFGLKLEHNIDDKNVTSRYCHMQMGSHTLKVGDDVKMGDPVGRVGNTGMSFGPHLHLALVLDKKPIDPMPFLAKYSRMDRTRTNH; encoded by the coding sequence GTGTGCGCACTGTTGCTCGCACTCTCAATCCCTCTGACTGAAAACGCAAACTACAACGAACCCGCCGCTGCGGCGCAGCAGCGACTATTCAGCACTGCGGAAGCCCCCGAGGCCATGGCAGATTCTTTTAGCGACATCGTTGCCGTTGAAACGCTCGACTCTTCGCCCACCTCTTTCACGTTCCGCCCTGACGCTCTCGTGAATTATCCGTTTGTTCAAACGGTGATGCTCACGGACCCGTTCGGATACCGCACTGCTCCCGTTGAGCAGTTTCACGACGCTCAAGATTTTGCTGCGGCGGCAGGAACGCAGGTTCAGGCGATCGCAGATGGCGAAGTGCTTGAGGCTGGCTTCGCAAATGACGGCTGTGGGTTCGGCCTCAAACTCGAGCACAATATCGACGATAAGAACGTTACGAGCCGCTACTGTCACATGCAAATGGGGTCTCACACACTCAAAGTTGGCGATGACGTCAAGATGGGCGATCCGGTCGGCCGAGTGGGCAACACTGGGATGTCGTTCGGGCCACACCTGCACCTCGCGCTTGTGCTTGATAAGAAGCCGATCGATCCAATGCCGTTCCTGGCGAAGTACAGCCGTATGGATCGCACTCGCACCAACCACTAG
- a CDS encoding phosphoribosylanthranilate isomerase, with the protein MYVKICGLRDADVAQHAVNFGADAIGVVMGSLRPRDASPETAAKIVSTVKAASTRVDTVLVVNRIPASEAAKMARDLGFDVLQLHGDAYELEDFTEARAILPRVWRATSLATHPELQSGEYSEEHLLVDGAQPGSGETWDLARVKPGALGAEWILAGGLTPENVSAAISATSPWGVDVSSGVESAPGVKDLARVERFIRAAKQS; encoded by the coding sequence GTGTATGTAAAGATCTGTGGGCTACGCGATGCCGATGTGGCACAACATGCAGTGAATTTCGGTGCCGATGCGATCGGTGTGGTGATGGGATCACTTCGCCCACGTGACGCTAGCCCCGAAACTGCGGCGAAGATCGTGTCGACGGTTAAGGCCGCGAGCACGCGGGTAGATACCGTATTGGTAGTCAACCGGATCCCTGCGTCTGAGGCGGCCAAAATGGCTCGGGATCTGGGCTTTGACGTGCTCCAGCTCCACGGCGATGCCTACGAGCTTGAAGACTTTACAGAAGCGCGGGCGATCCTGCCTCGTGTGTGGCGTGCGACCTCACTCGCGACACACCCGGAGCTGCAATCGGGCGAGTATTCCGAAGAGCATCTACTTGTCGACGGAGCGCAACCCGGGTCTGGAGAGACGTGGGACCTTGCACGGGTTAAGCCGGGTGCTCTGGGCGCGGAGTGGATCCTCGCAGGAGGCCTTACTCCCGAGAACGTTTCGGCGGCGATTTCGGCCACCTCGCCGTGGGGTGTTGACGTTTCTAGCGGCGTGGAATCCGCGCCCGGAGTGAAAGATCTCGCCCGCGTTGAGCGATTCATTCGCGCCGCCAAACAGTCTTGA